Proteins co-encoded in one Spirosoma endbachense genomic window:
- a CDS encoding glycosyltransferase family 39 protein gives MFTPSSRTTLVLLSALLILALALRLYRVGTYGIYFDEKSTLLISQGVCLEGFNQKDVFSKTYFTPAEFWKPKTFNDFIEANIRGDIGNSPAYYGVLWLWMEVFGLSDTSLRMPSVIFSTLIVWLLFVFVRRHFRSDSMALISAGIAAIEPFFVAYSHIARNYSMTFFLTLLGTHLFLLIMERVRSSPPSGSKTPSLPVLYLAYGLVFVTSVLSHYLTVTVFLCHGLYALLYLRNTRAWVTLGLTSAIGLGLVSLWFIYGGGKYTFFTLNYQASFYKNIALTNPYKSGFGIILPATIPNIAVRAVPIFSDLFIITNGMVAVLVSIRNSMLALGLGVVSTVIIHRYITVAKPPVWVYAAVAFLFLVGLPFYSVEPLRLLVLSAVVPFVYLIGRYVVDRTNADQKRLVVILLLLAFVPTLFLLFMAWRSGHTFGITQRYSGFSFPYVCILIAMGLRQLVTLRWWFSLPIAIALLIQTGNIVQLLVDIYADEAPKYTYFDKARIPNPYWSSAQKLKELYTPGDTILYPNKKRQIFSEKMDRTYSPVALLDAQLVNVYLPQDAAYIQRIDPNDRDRIVLVKGRSGEKITIFDFKGSTYRYGE, from the coding sequence ATGTTCACCCCATCATCGCGTACAACGCTAGTTTTACTGAGTGCCCTGCTTATACTGGCATTGGCACTTCGTTTATACCGTGTCGGTACATACGGTATTTATTTTGACGAAAAATCGACGCTGCTCATTAGCCAGGGCGTTTGCCTTGAAGGATTTAATCAGAAGGACGTTTTCAGCAAAACGTATTTCACTCCGGCCGAATTCTGGAAACCGAAGACTTTCAATGACTTCATCGAAGCCAACATCCGGGGCGATATTGGCAATAGCCCGGCCTATTATGGTGTGCTCTGGCTCTGGATGGAAGTGTTTGGGTTGAGTGATACTTCCCTGCGAATGCCCTCGGTCATTTTCAGCACCCTGATCGTATGGCTTCTCTTTGTCTTTGTTCGACGGCACTTCCGGTCCGACTCAATGGCGCTTATTAGTGCGGGTATTGCGGCCATTGAGCCATTCTTTGTTGCCTACAGCCACATTGCCCGTAATTATTCCATGACGTTTTTCCTGACGTTACTGGGTACTCATCTGTTCCTGCTGATCATGGAGCGGGTGCGTTCGAGCCCTCCGTCTGGCAGCAAAACGCCATCGTTACCCGTCCTCTATCTTGCTTACGGGCTGGTATTCGTAACATCGGTTCTATCCCATTATTTAACCGTGACGGTCTTTCTCTGTCACGGCCTATACGCGCTTCTTTATCTGCGCAATACACGAGCCTGGGTAACATTGGGGCTGACCAGCGCGATTGGACTGGGACTGGTTTCGCTTTGGTTTATTTATGGTGGCGGAAAATACACGTTCTTTACACTGAACTATCAGGCCAGTTTCTATAAGAACATTGCCCTGACGAATCCGTATAAATCCGGCTTCGGAATTATTCTACCCGCCACGATTCCGAATATCGCCGTTCGGGCCGTACCTATTTTTTCCGATCTGTTTATCATTACCAATGGCATGGTTGCCGTTCTGGTCAGCATTCGAAATTCAATGCTGGCGCTAGGGTTAGGGGTTGTTTCAACGGTTATTATTCACCGATACATAACGGTAGCGAAGCCGCCGGTCTGGGTATATGCAGCGGTTGCGTTCCTGTTTCTGGTGGGCCTCCCATTCTATTCGGTCGAACCGCTTCGCCTGCTGGTACTGTCTGCTGTTGTGCCGTTCGTGTACTTAATCGGCCGGTATGTTGTAGATCGTACGAATGCCGACCAGAAACGGCTGGTTGTGATTTTACTGCTGCTGGCTTTTGTACCAACGTTGTTTCTGTTATTTATGGCCTGGCGATCAGGGCATACGTTCGGCATTACGCAGCGTTACTCAGGGTTTTCGTTTCCTTACGTTTGTATTCTGATAGCGATGGGCCTGCGCCAGCTGGTCACGCTCCGTTGGTGGTTTAGCCTGCCAATTGCCATTGCATTGCTCATCCAGACAGGAAATATTGTTCAGCTCCTGGTCGATATTTACGCCGACGAAGCGCCGAAATACACGTATTTTGACAAAGCCCGCATTCCTAATCCCTATTGGTCATCGGCTCAAAAACTGAAAGAGTTGTATACGCCAGGCGATACGATTCTGTATCCGAATAAAAAACGGCAGATTTTTTCCGAGAAAATGGATCGAACGTACTCGCCCGTAGCCTTGTTAGATGCCCAATTGGTAAACGTTTATTTACCTCAGGATGCCGCTTATATCCAGCGCATCGATCCCAACGATCGTGACCGTATAGTATTAGTTAAGGGGCGTTCTGGCGAAAAAATTACTATTTTTGACTTCAAAGGCTCTACCTATCGCTACGGCGAGTAG